The following are encoded in a window of Streptomyces sp. 11x1 genomic DNA:
- a CDS encoding ABC transporter permease, with amino-acid sequence MRIARPLRLLEFRSGSLAPIIVILAVLLVLLTARQPDFLSPPSLMSFLGRSAPVVLLAAGQYFVIVSGELDLSVGSLVTAQVVVAARLIDGDPSAGWPVVVLLLAFGIAVGLVNGLVTTWLRVPSFITTLGMFLILVGAVYLWSDGAPKGGLSEGFRRLGRSAFEDVPALGRIPYALVVLLVAAAAALVLTRSDFGRTLVAVGGNPRTAELSGVRVWRAKTLAFVLSGLAATLAAVLIGGYSGVSFQAGAGLEFGAITAAVLGGVALGGGRGSVVGAMLGALTLETLFTLMNFYGVSGALEPTVQGAIILFAVAAASFRFRSG; translated from the coding sequence ATGCGGATCGCGCGCCCACTGAGGCTCCTTGAGTTCCGCTCCGGCAGTCTCGCACCGATCATCGTGATCCTGGCGGTGTTGCTGGTTCTGCTGACCGCCCGCCAGCCGGACTTCCTCTCGCCGCCGTCGCTGATGTCGTTCCTCGGCCGCTCCGCGCCGGTCGTGCTGCTCGCCGCCGGCCAGTACTTCGTGATCGTCTCCGGCGAGTTGGATCTGTCCGTCGGCTCTCTGGTCACCGCGCAGGTGGTCGTCGCCGCCCGGCTGATCGACGGTGATCCATCGGCCGGCTGGCCCGTCGTGGTACTCCTGCTCGCGTTCGGCATCGCCGTCGGCCTCGTCAACGGCCTCGTCACCACGTGGCTGCGGGTGCCGTCGTTCATCACGACCCTCGGGATGTTCCTGATCCTCGTCGGTGCCGTGTACCTGTGGTCCGACGGTGCCCCGAAGGGCGGCCTCTCCGAAGGGTTCCGCCGGCTCGGCCGGTCGGCGTTCGAGGATGTGCCCGCGCTGGGCCGGATACCGTACGCCTTGGTCGTCCTGCTGGTGGCGGCCGCCGCGGCGCTGGTGCTGACGCGTTCGGACTTCGGCCGCACCCTGGTCGCCGTCGGGGGCAACCCGCGGACCGCCGAGCTGAGCGGCGTGCGCGTGTGGCGCGCCAAGACCCTGGCGTTCGTCCTCAGCGGGCTCGCCGCCACGCTCGCGGCGGTCCTCATCGGCGGGTACAGCGGAGTGTCGTTCCAGGCCGGTGCCGGCCTCGAGTTCGGCGCGATCACCGCGGCGGTCCTCGGCGGTGTCGCTCTGGGCGGGGGCCGAGGTTCGGTCGTCGGCGCGATGCTGGGCGCGCTGACCCTCGAGACGCTCTTCACGCTCATGAACTTCTACGGCGTCTCCGGCGCCCTCGAACCGACCGTCCAGGGCGCGATCATCCTGTTCGCCGTGGCGGCGGCGTCCTTCCGTTTCCGGTCCGGATAA
- a CDS encoding substrate-binding domain-containing protein has translation MTVLAVSTLLVLAGCATDEPTTGASGSPSAGTGSGTGKQSKFFVRADYDKQLALLDSRPTGPAGKPWEQALDPEMVRTAKFKKPGPYKICFSNAGLNNPWRQVGFKTMQAEVDTHRGRIAEFVHVDAEGKDQKQIADINDLLGKGCHALIVSPNTTATLTPAVEAACQKGLPVIVFDRGVDTTCPVTFINPIGGYGFGHVAAEFVTQKMKRGGKVLALRILPGVDVLETRWSAAKVAFDKAGVDVVGVEFTDGDPARTKKIVNDYIQRYGTIDGVWMDAGAVAGAAVEAFEDAGKPVPPINGEDQLDFLKLWKDRKLTAIAPTYPTYQWRTPIIAALKILDGEQVPNPWKLPQPTITQDNLDEYVDPAMPPLHYAMCGCTDLPGYPKRWK, from the coding sequence ATGACGGTGCTGGCCGTCAGCACCTTACTGGTGCTGGCCGGCTGCGCCACCGACGAGCCCACCACCGGCGCATCGGGTTCGCCCTCCGCGGGCACCGGGTCGGGCACCGGGAAGCAGTCGAAGTTCTTCGTGCGCGCCGACTACGACAAGCAGCTCGCACTCCTGGACTCCAGGCCCACCGGACCGGCCGGCAAGCCCTGGGAGCAGGCGCTCGACCCGGAGATGGTGCGGACCGCGAAGTTCAAGAAGCCCGGACCGTACAAGATCTGCTTCTCCAACGCGGGGCTGAACAACCCGTGGCGCCAGGTCGGTTTCAAGACCATGCAGGCCGAGGTCGACACGCACCGCGGCCGGATCGCCGAGTTCGTCCACGTCGATGCCGAGGGCAAGGACCAGAAGCAGATCGCCGACATCAACGACCTGCTCGGCAAGGGCTGCCACGCGCTCATCGTCTCGCCGAACACCACCGCGACGCTCACCCCGGCCGTGGAGGCCGCCTGCCAGAAGGGCCTGCCGGTCATCGTCTTCGACCGCGGCGTCGACACGACCTGCCCGGTGACATTCATCAACCCCATCGGCGGCTACGGATTCGGCCACGTCGCGGCGGAGTTCGTCACCCAGAAGATGAAGCGGGGTGGCAAGGTGCTCGCGCTGCGCATCCTGCCCGGCGTCGACGTGCTGGAGACCCGTTGGTCCGCGGCGAAGGTCGCCTTCGACAAGGCGGGCGTCGACGTCGTCGGCGTCGAGTTCACCGACGGCGACCCGGCCAGGACCAAGAAGATCGTCAACGACTACATCCAGCGGTACGGCACGATCGACGGCGTCTGGATGGACGCGGGGGCGGTCGCGGGCGCGGCGGTCGAGGCGTTCGAGGACGCCGGCAAGCCCGTGCCGCCGATCAACGGCGAGGACCAGCTCGACTTCCTGAAGCTGTGGAAGGACAGGAAGCTCACGGCGATCGCCCCGACCTACCCGACCTACCAGTGGCGCACCCCGATCATCGCCGCGCTGAAGATCCTCGACGGCGAGCAGGTGCCGAACCCGTGGAAGCTGCCACAGCCGACCATCACCCAGGACAACCTGGACGAGTACGTCGACCCCGCCATGCCGCCGCTGCACTACGCGATGTGCGGCTGCACCGACCTGCCCGGCTACCCCAAGCGCTGGAAGTAG
- a CDS encoding sugar ABC transporter ATP-binding protein produces the protein MSGLLPSPLLALRGIGKSFLGVRVLDGVDLQVRPGEVHAVVGENGAGKSTLMKVVSGVHQPDEGTVEFAGAPQTFRSPREAQQAGIGIVHQELTLLPERTVAENVCLGREPLRRGLVDRRAMLSHTAELLASIGEGSIPPDTRVGRLGVAQQQVVEIVKALALDARLLIMDEPTAALADHEVDQLYALVRRLQAQGIGVLYVSHRLKEVFDLSSRITVLKDGRAVAALDTADTDADQLVRHMVGRELSSYYPDRAKPQELGPVRLTVRGGGNRKLRGIDLRLRAGEVLGVGGLQGSGRSALARALFGAAPFGTGRVTVDGAPVRLRSPRAAMRAGIAYVSEDRKGEGIVAEHSVLDNALLAGRAVRPAWVGRGARTARIRELLAAVELRAAGEDQEIRFLSGGNQQKVVLARWLALAPGILLFDEPTRGIDVGAKSAIHDLVRRLARDGAAVLMVSSELPELLGMSDRIIVMRDGRIAGELPAGASEEGVVALAVGTAREAAG, from the coding sequence ATGTCTGGCCTGCTGCCGTCGCCGCTGCTCGCTCTGCGAGGCATCGGCAAGTCGTTCCTCGGCGTGCGAGTGCTCGACGGCGTCGACCTCCAGGTCCGGCCGGGCGAGGTGCACGCGGTCGTCGGCGAGAACGGCGCCGGCAAGTCCACGCTCATGAAGGTGGTGTCCGGCGTCCACCAGCCCGACGAGGGAACGGTCGAGTTCGCCGGCGCGCCGCAAACCTTCCGCAGCCCGCGTGAGGCCCAACAGGCCGGTATCGGCATCGTCCACCAGGAACTGACCCTGCTGCCCGAGCGCACCGTCGCGGAGAACGTCTGTCTGGGCCGCGAGCCCCTGCGCCGCGGGCTCGTCGACCGCAGGGCGATGCTCAGCCACACCGCCGAGCTCCTCGCCTCGATCGGGGAGGGCTCGATACCGCCCGACACACGCGTGGGACGACTCGGAGTGGCGCAACAACAGGTGGTCGAGATCGTCAAGGCGCTCGCCCTCGACGCGCGGCTGCTCATCATGGACGAACCCACCGCGGCGCTCGCCGACCACGAGGTCGACCAGCTCTACGCGCTCGTACGGCGGCTGCAGGCGCAGGGGATCGGCGTGCTGTACGTCTCGCACCGCCTCAAGGAGGTCTTCGACCTGTCCAGCCGGATCACCGTGCTCAAGGACGGCCGGGCGGTGGCCGCATTGGACACCGCGGACACCGACGCGGATCAGCTGGTGCGCCACATGGTCGGCCGCGAGCTGTCGAGTTACTACCCCGACCGGGCGAAGCCGCAGGAGCTGGGCCCGGTGCGGCTTACCGTCCGGGGCGGAGGCAACCGGAAGCTGCGCGGCATCGACCTGCGGCTGCGCGCCGGCGAGGTGCTCGGCGTAGGCGGCCTGCAGGGGTCCGGCCGGTCGGCGCTGGCCCGCGCACTGTTCGGCGCCGCACCGTTCGGCACCGGCCGGGTGACCGTCGACGGTGCGCCGGTCCGGCTGCGCTCGCCCCGCGCCGCGATGCGGGCCGGTATCGCCTACGTCTCCGAGGACCGCAAGGGCGAGGGGATCGTCGCCGAGCATTCGGTGCTCGACAACGCGCTGTTGGCCGGCCGCGCCGTCCGCCCGGCCTGGGTCGGCCGCGGTGCCCGAACCGCGCGAATCCGGGAGCTGCTCGCGGCCGTCGAGCTTCGCGCCGCAGGGGAGGACCAGGAGATCCGTTTCCTGTCCGGAGGCAACCAGCAGAAGGTCGTGTTGGCCAGGTGGCTCGCGCTCGCCCCGGGGATCCTGCTCTTCGACGAGCCGACCCGCGGCATCGACGTGGGCGCCAAGTCGGCGATCCACGATCTCGTCCGTCGACTGGCCCGCGACGGAGCCGCCGTGCTGATGGTCTCGTCCGAGCTGCCCGAGCTGCTCGGCATGAGCGACCGGATCATCGTCATGCGCGACGGCCGGATCGCCGGCGAGCTACCCGCCGGCGCGAGCGAGGAGGGTGTCGTCGCCCTGGCGGTCGGCACCGCGCGGGAGGCGGCCGGATGA
- a CDS encoding sugar phosphate isomerase/epimerase family protein, translated as MYSIGVNPWVWASPVDDEALAELVPRIAAFGFDAVELPIERPGDWDPARTRDLLAAYGLRAVGVCAVTSPGRDLVNAPPEDVASTVAYLKTCVDGAVAVGAPCVGGPVYAAVGRTWRMSPPERAACYADVRRALRPVADHAGERGVSIGVEALNRYETSVVNTVEQAVQLIDGLPANVGLMIDTYHMNIEEADPYEALVTAGPHIKHVQVSGTDRGAPGADHFDWPRFLAGLATTGYGGAVCIESFTAQNEAIATAASIWRPLAPSQDTLARDGLSYLRTVLRGLENAPSTG; from the coding sequence GTGTACAGCATCGGTGTCAACCCGTGGGTCTGGGCCTCGCCGGTCGACGACGAGGCCTTGGCCGAACTGGTGCCGCGGATCGCCGCGTTCGGTTTCGACGCGGTCGAGCTGCCGATCGAGCGACCCGGCGACTGGGACCCGGCCCGCACCCGGGACCTGCTGGCGGCGTACGGCCTGCGCGCGGTCGGCGTCTGTGCGGTCACCTCGCCCGGACGTGACCTCGTGAACGCTCCGCCGGAGGATGTCGCCTCCACCGTGGCGTACCTGAAAACGTGTGTGGACGGTGCGGTGGCCGTCGGCGCGCCCTGTGTCGGCGGCCCGGTCTACGCCGCGGTGGGGCGGACCTGGCGCATGTCACCACCTGAGCGCGCGGCCTGCTACGCGGATGTCCGCCGCGCCCTGCGGCCCGTGGCCGACCACGCGGGGGAGCGGGGCGTGAGCATCGGCGTGGAGGCCCTCAACCGCTATGAGACGAGCGTCGTCAACACGGTCGAGCAGGCGGTGCAACTGATCGACGGCCTGCCCGCGAACGTCGGTCTCATGATCGACACCTATCACATGAACATCGAGGAGGCCGACCCCTACGAGGCGCTCGTCACGGCCGGCCCGCACATCAAGCACGTCCAGGTCAGCGGCACCGACCGCGGCGCCCCGGGCGCCGACCACTTCGACTGGCCACGCTTCCTCGCCGGCCTGGCCACGACCGGTTACGGCGGCGCGGTGTGCATCGAGTCGTTCACCGCGCAGAACGAGGCCATCGCCACCGCGGCCTCGATCTGGCGGCCGCTCGCCCCGTCGCAGGACACCCTCGCCCGTGACGGGCTGTCCTACCTCCGAACTGTCCTCCGCGGACTGGAAAACGCTCCCTCGACCGGGTGA
- a CDS encoding arabinofuranosidase catalytic domain-containing protein — protein sequence MVFRRIRPRRYGRLSALGAALVLVAVGATAVAAPIEPGQSAPVVGVQSGRCLTVPGAGTTNGTQTQLQDCTDAAGQTWTYTAGKQLTVRGDKCLDASGRGTTNGTAVIVWDCNGQNNQQWNVNPNGTITGVHSGLCLDANAGGTAGGTRIILWSCNGGTNQQWNSPAPPVPGGAGTCDIYASGGTPCIAAHSTVRALYGTYNGNLYQVRRSSDSTTRNIGVLSAGGAADATTQDSFCAGTTCVITVVYDQSGRGNDLWYQGSSVVPGSPQSRPAVATSESLAVGGSKAYSLYINPGNSYWRDGHLTGVPTGSAPEGMYMVTSGTHVNSGCCFDYGNSETTRAADAAGAMDAINFSTQCWFGGCVGTGPWVQADLEWGLYSGGSQTWNPNQRAFTSKFVTAMLKNNGTSRFALKGGNAQTGSLTTLWDGALPPGYSPMKKQGAIILGSGGDCCKPGGGANLSAGTFYEGAMVSGYPSDATESAVQASIVAAGYR from the coding sequence ATGGTGTTCAGGAGAATTCGGCCCCGCCGGTACGGACGGCTGTCTGCACTGGGCGCCGCCCTGGTGCTTGTCGCCGTCGGCGCCACCGCGGTGGCGGCACCGATCGAGCCCGGGCAGAGCGCCCCCGTCGTGGGCGTGCAGTCCGGCCGCTGCCTGACCGTCCCCGGCGCCGGCACCACCAACGGCACCCAGACCCAACTCCAGGACTGCACCGACGCAGCGGGCCAGACCTGGACCTACACCGCCGGCAAACAACTGACCGTCCGCGGCGACAAGTGCCTCGACGCCAGCGGACGCGGCACCACCAACGGCACCGCCGTCATCGTCTGGGACTGCAACGGCCAGAACAACCAGCAGTGGAACGTCAACCCCAACGGCACCATCACCGGCGTCCACTCCGGACTGTGCCTCGACGCCAACGCCGGCGGCACCGCGGGCGGCACCAGGATCATCCTCTGGTCCTGCAACGGCGGCACCAACCAGCAGTGGAACTCGCCGGCCCCGCCGGTGCCGGGCGGCGCGGGCACGTGCGACATCTACGCCTCGGGCGGCACCCCCTGCATCGCCGCCCACAGCACCGTACGAGCGCTCTACGGTACCTACAACGGCAACCTCTACCAGGTCCGGCGCTCGTCCGACAGCACGACCCGGAACATCGGGGTCCTGAGCGCGGGTGGTGCCGCCGACGCGACGACGCAGGACTCGTTCTGCGCGGGGACCACCTGTGTCATCACCGTCGTCTACGACCAGTCCGGCCGCGGAAACGACCTGTGGTACCAGGGATCGAGTGTGGTTCCCGGCTCCCCCCAGAGCCGCCCGGCGGTCGCGACGTCGGAGTCGCTGGCGGTCGGCGGCAGCAAGGCCTACTCGCTCTACATCAACCCGGGCAACAGCTACTGGCGGGACGGCCACCTGACCGGCGTGCCGACCGGCAGCGCACCCGAAGGCATGTACATGGTGACCAGCGGCACCCATGTCAACAGCGGCTGCTGCTTCGACTACGGCAACAGTGAGACCACCCGGGCGGCCGACGCGGCCGGGGCGATGGACGCGATCAATTTCAGCACCCAGTGCTGGTTCGGCGGGTGCGTCGGCACCGGCCCATGGGTCCAGGCCGACCTCGAATGGGGGCTCTACTCCGGTGGCAGTCAGACCTGGAACCCCAACCAGCGGGCCTTCACCAGCAAGTTCGTGACGGCGATGTTGAAGAACAACGGGACGAGCCGTTTCGCGCTCAAGGGGGGCAACGCCCAGACCGGAAGCCTGACCACGCTCTGGGACGGCGCGCTTCCGCCCGGCTACAGCCCCATGAAGAAGCAGGGCGCCATCATCCTCGGCAGCGGTGGCGACTGCTGCAAGCCGGGCGGCGGCGCGAATCTCAGCGCCGGCACGTTCTACGAGGGCGCGATGGTGTCCGGATACCCGTCCGACGCGACCGAGAGCGCGGTACAGGCCAGCATCGTCGCCGCCGGCTACCGCTGA
- a CDS encoding ABC transporter permease produces the protein MSRALSLPTRRTPPGVFVALVLTLAIGWIVVTVDGGRLFSVPTTVSLLHVAAGLGLVAVGQTLVVVGGSLDLSVAYVVSLSTLVAAETMAGDDGALLPAIGLTLAVSATIGLVNGLLVTAARINPFIATVGVGLLLKGYLDNGYDGPAGKTAPALVQGLGYQRLGPVPLSFLLLLAVAAAAWFVLARTRFGHHLIAVGGDPEVARLSGVRGGRVLVTAHVLCALCAGLAGVYLASRLGAGAPRVGTEGLYDLESIAAVVLGGTALAGGRGGVAGTVGGVLLLASIDAIFNQLEVDVFFKQVIRGVIIIAAVAVYARRAMRKAS, from the coding sequence ATGAGCCGCGCGTTGTCCCTGCCGACCCGGCGGACCCCGCCCGGCGTGTTCGTCGCGCTGGTCCTCACCCTGGCGATCGGCTGGATCGTCGTCACGGTCGACGGCGGCCGGCTGTTCAGCGTGCCGACGACAGTGAGCCTGCTGCACGTCGCCGCCGGTCTGGGCCTCGTCGCGGTCGGCCAGACGCTGGTCGTCGTCGGGGGCTCGCTGGATCTGTCCGTGGCGTACGTGGTGAGCCTGAGCACCCTCGTCGCCGCCGAGACCATGGCCGGTGACGACGGTGCGCTGCTGCCGGCGATCGGCCTGACGCTCGCCGTCAGCGCCACGATCGGCCTCGTCAACGGCCTGCTCGTCACCGCGGCGCGGATCAACCCCTTCATCGCGACCGTCGGCGTCGGACTGCTGTTGAAGGGATATCTCGACAACGGATACGACGGCCCGGCCGGCAAGACCGCACCGGCCCTGGTGCAGGGCCTGGGGTACCAGCGCCTCGGCCCGGTGCCCCTGTCGTTCCTGCTGCTGCTCGCCGTCGCCGCCGCGGCCTGGTTCGTGCTGGCGCGCACCCGCTTCGGCCATCACCTGATCGCCGTGGGCGGTGACCCGGAGGTCGCCCGGCTCTCCGGCGTGCGGGGCGGCCGGGTCCTCGTCACCGCCCATGTGCTGTGCGCCCTCTGCGCCGGCCTCGCCGGGGTCTACCTCGCCAGTCGCCTCGGCGCCGGCGCACCGAGGGTCGGCACCGAGGGACTGTACGACCTGGAGTCGATCGCCGCGGTGGTGCTCGGCGGCACCGCCCTGGCCGGCGGGCGCGGCGGCGTGGCCGGCACGGTCGGCGGCGTGCTGCTGCTCGCGAGCATCGACGCCATCTTCAACCAGCTCGAGGTCGACGTGTTCTTCAAGCAGGTGATCCGTGGCGTGATCATCATCGCGGCGGTCGCCGTCTACGCCCGCCGGGCGATGCGAAAGGCGTCATGA
- a CDS encoding ThuA domain-containing protein: MRRIIFVFGVIASVLLSLVVAQPASAAPAFRALVFTKTAGYRHDSIPAGLTMFREQAAANNFELVHSEDSSVFTPANLATFDVLIMFQTSGMVWTTAAQRQAVEGYLAGGKGIVAIHNATDMGIENEYPWWDQTINGGAHMPEHSPGVLGGTAIVADKKHPSTAGLPDRWNRSEEWYNFDRNPRGDVHVLVTADERTYNPGPRAMGPDHPISWCRNTGGGRVWATGMGHTGAAYSETHFRNHVLGGVKWAAGAEPGDCGGTVWSNFEKRTLDDNTADPMALAVAPDGRVLYVQRGGQLKIFKPTTNRTVTAATLSVYTGGEDGLTGLALDPDFADNGYVYLYHSPAGVPNDINRVSRFTLTGDTLNMSSQVTIIDIPATRDRTFAEPGHTGGYIEFGPDKNLYIGTGDDVPPNLDSNWQGYAPLDWRQGKANLDAARTAGSTNDLRGKLLRIRPSADGGYTVPAGNLYPPGTAQTRPEIYAMGFRNPFRFSIDPENGWVYLADYGPDRNPPATNRGPEGLVELNVIKAPGNYGWPFCHGDNQAYAPYNPSTGVVGAKFNCNAPVNNSPNNTGLTSLKPIVAPNMWYGYGVSPNFPELGSGGSGPMGGPVYRYDAANPSETKFPPYYDGVHFFYEWSRHTVKEVHFDSATAVTRTNPFMPAAKFLKPMDMEFGPDGSLYLLEWGNNFSGGNNDSGLYRIDYNHGGRSPIAKATGTPTNGNAPLNVQFSSAGSTDPDPGSTLAYHWTFGDGTTSTAANPSHTYTANGNYTAQLEVTDNTGRTAFANVPITVGNTAPTITLTLPSNGGMLDFGDRVPYKVSVSDPGGAPVDCAKVFVNPALGHDDHQHETTDHPGCSGTIDTTLLGGHPDGANLYYVLNARYTDDGGPGGANPLTGYAQVILQPKHKQAEFYTDQSGVQIVEQSGAESGKRVGNISDGDWIAFKPMSLSGVTSVKYRLSSPSGGGSVELRADSPTGTLLATTPVPSTGGWNNYQSTPAVNTSDLAGSHPLYLVFRGTSNNWFDLDSLTFGGNGVGEPGSGGGVAGRTWTVAAQHSGKFMDVNGASTADGAQIVQWPATGADNQKWQAVDAGGGAVHLKAAHSDKCLAVVGGSTAQGAFLQQSTCDSGNAQKFVVTPTTTAGVYTVKSLPSGLCVDVNGGSTADGARLLQWSCHSGTNQQWRFTAL, encoded by the coding sequence ATGCGTCGCATCATTTTTGTCTTCGGGGTGATCGCGAGCGTGCTCCTGTCGCTCGTCGTCGCCCAACCGGCGTCAGCGGCGCCGGCCTTCCGAGCCCTGGTCTTCACGAAGACCGCGGGCTACCGGCACGATTCGATCCCCGCCGGCCTCACGATGTTCCGGGAGCAGGCCGCGGCCAACAACTTCGAGTTGGTCCACAGCGAGGATTCGAGCGTTTTCACCCCGGCGAACCTCGCCACCTTCGACGTGCTCATCATGTTCCAGACCTCGGGAATGGTGTGGACCACGGCGGCCCAGCGTCAGGCGGTGGAGGGTTACCTCGCCGGCGGCAAGGGCATCGTCGCGATCCACAACGCCACGGACATGGGCATCGAGAACGAGTACCCGTGGTGGGACCAGACCATCAACGGCGGAGCGCACATGCCGGAGCACTCCCCCGGCGTGCTGGGCGGCACCGCCATCGTCGCGGACAAGAAGCACCCGTCGACGGCCGGCCTGCCGGACCGGTGGAACCGCAGCGAAGAGTGGTACAACTTCGACCGCAATCCCCGCGGCGACGTCCATGTCCTGGTCACCGCGGACGAGCGCACGTACAACCCGGGCCCCCGCGCCATGGGGCCGGACCACCCCATCTCCTGGTGCCGCAACACCGGCGGCGGCCGCGTGTGGGCCACCGGCATGGGGCACACCGGTGCGGCCTACAGCGAGACCCACTTCCGCAACCACGTCCTCGGGGGCGTCAAGTGGGCGGCCGGCGCCGAACCCGGCGACTGCGGCGGCACGGTGTGGAGCAACTTCGAGAAACGCACCCTCGACGACAACACCGCGGACCCGATGGCCCTCGCGGTCGCCCCGGACGGGCGGGTGCTCTACGTCCAGCGGGGCGGGCAGCTGAAGATCTTCAAACCGACCACCAACAGGACCGTGACAGCCGCCACGCTCAGCGTCTACACCGGCGGCGAGGACGGCCTCACCGGCCTGGCGCTCGACCCCGACTTCGCCGACAACGGCTACGTGTACCTGTATCACTCCCCGGCCGGAGTCCCGAACGACATCAACCGGGTCTCCCGGTTCACGCTCACCGGCGACACCCTGAACATGTCGAGCCAGGTGACGATCATCGACATCCCCGCGACCCGTGACCGCACCTTCGCCGAGCCCGGACACACGGGCGGGTACATCGAGTTCGGCCCCGACAAGAACCTCTACATCGGCACCGGGGACGACGTCCCGCCGAACCTCGACTCCAACTGGCAGGGCTACGCCCCGCTGGACTGGCGGCAGGGCAAGGCCAACCTCGACGCCGCCCGCACCGCCGGCAGCACCAACGACCTGCGGGGCAAGCTCCTGCGCATCCGGCCGTCGGCCGACGGCGGCTACACCGTCCCGGCCGGCAACCTCTACCCGCCGGGCACGGCGCAGACCCGGCCGGAGATCTACGCGATGGGCTTCCGCAACCCGTTCCGCTTCTCGATCGACCCGGAGAACGGGTGGGTCTACCTCGCCGACTACGGCCCGGACCGGAACCCGCCCGCGACGAACCGCGGCCCCGAAGGGCTCGTCGAGCTCAATGTCATCAAGGCCCCGGGCAACTACGGCTGGCCGTTCTGCCACGGCGACAACCAGGCCTACGCGCCCTACAACCCGAGCACCGGCGTCGTCGGCGCCAAGTTCAACTGCAACGCGCCGGTCAACAACTCGCCGAACAACACCGGCCTGACCAGCCTCAAGCCGATCGTCGCGCCGAACATGTGGTACGGCTACGGCGTCTCACCGAACTTCCCCGAACTCGGCTCCGGCGGCTCGGGACCGATGGGCGGACCGGTGTACCGCTACGACGCCGCGAACCCGTCCGAGACGAAGTTCCCGCCGTACTACGACGGGGTCCACTTCTTCTACGAGTGGTCGCGGCACACCGTCAAGGAGGTCCACTTCGACTCCGCGACCGCGGTCACCCGGACCAACCCCTTCATGCCCGCCGCCAAGTTCCTCAAGCCGATGGACATGGAGTTCGGGCCCGACGGCTCGCTGTACCTGCTCGAATGGGGCAACAACTTCTCCGGCGGCAACAACGACTCGGGTCTCTACCGCATCGACTACAACCACGGCGGACGGTCGCCGATCGCCAAAGCCACCGGAACGCCCACCAACGGGAACGCGCCACTGAACGTACAGTTCAGCAGCGCGGGGTCCACAGACCCGGATCCCGGCAGCACGCTTGCCTACCACTGGACGTTCGGCGACGGCACCACGTCCACGGCGGCCAACCCGTCACACACCTACACCGCCAACGGCAACTACACCGCCCAGCTCGAAGTCACCGACAACACCGGCAGGACGGCCTTCGCCAACGTGCCGATCACCGTGGGCAACACCGCACCGACCATCACCCTCACCCTTCCGTCCAACGGCGGGATGCTGGACTTCGGCGACCGCGTCCCGTACAAGGTGTCCGTCTCGGATCCCGGCGGCGCGCCCGTCGACTGCGCCAAGGTGTTCGTCAACCCCGCCCTCGGCCACGACGACCACCAGCACGAGACCACGGACCATCCGGGGTGCTCGGGCACCATCGACACGACGTTGCTGGGCGGGCACCCCGACGGCGCCAACCTGTACTACGTCCTCAACGCCCGCTACACCGACGACGGCGGCCCCGGCGGTGCGAACCCGCTCACCGGGTACGCCCAAGTGATCCTCCAGCCCAAGCACAAGCAGGCCGAGTTCTACACGGACCAATCGGGTGTGCAGATCGTCGAGCAGTCCGGCGCGGAGAGCGGCAAGCGGGTCGGCAACATCTCCGACGGCGACTGGATCGCGTTCAAACCGATGAGCCTGTCGGGCGTCACGAGCGTGAAGTACCGCCTGTCGTCGCCGAGCGGCGGCGGATCGGTCGAACTGCGCGCCGACTCCCCGACCGGCACGCTCCTGGCCACGACACCGGTGCCGAGCACCGGCGGCTGGAACAACTACCAGTCCACGCCGGCGGTGAACACCTCCGATCTCGCCGGCTCGCACCCGCTCTACCTGGTGTTCAGGGGCACCTCGAACAACTGGTTCGACCTGGACTCGCTCACCTTCGGCGGCAACGGGGTCGGCGAACCGGGCAGCGGTGGTGGCGTGGCCGGAAGGACCTGGACGGTCGCAGCACAGCACAGCGGCAAATTCATGGACGTCAACGGCGCCTCGACCGCCGACGGCGCCCAGATCGTCCAGTGGCCGGCCACCGGCGCCGACAACCAGAAGTGGCAGGCCGTCGACGCCGGTGGTGGCGCCGTCCACCTGAAGGCGGCGCACAGCGACAAGTGCCTCGCCGTCGTGGGCGGGTCCACCGCCCAGGGCGCGTTCCTGCAGCAGTCCACCTGCGACAGCGGCAATGCGCAGAAGTTCGTCGTCACACCGACCACCACGGCGGGCGTGTACACGGTGAAAAGCCTGCCCAGTGGACTGTGCGTCGACGTCAACGGCGGCTCGACGGCCGACGGCGCACGGCTCCTGCAGTGGAGCTGCCACAGCGGCACCAACCAACAGTGGCGGTTCACCGCCCTGTAG